Proteins co-encoded in one Flavobacterium fluviale genomic window:
- a CDS encoding fumarylacetoacetate hydrolase family protein: MKLIRFGEIGKEKPGVLIGERRYDVSSIVTDFNESFFEENGLEKLQKALESNPNLPEVDASVRLGSPVARPSKIICIGLNYIDHCKETNAPIPTEPIIFFKSTTSLCGPDDDLIIPKNSEKTDWEVELAFVVGKKASYVEEAEALDYVAGYALLNDYSERAFQLERGGQWAKGKGSDTFAPLGPFLATKDEIADVDNLKMWLTVNGKKYQDSNTLNLVFKISYLLHYLSQFMTLLPGDIISTGTPPGVGLGIKPDPIYLKAGDVVELGIEGLGTSKQKAVAYQK; the protein is encoded by the coding sequence ATGAAATTAATACGTTTTGGAGAAATCGGAAAAGAGAAACCAGGAGTTTTAATTGGAGAAAGGAGATATGATGTTTCTTCAATTGTAACCGATTTTAACGAAAGTTTCTTTGAAGAAAACGGATTAGAAAAATTACAAAAGGCATTAGAAAGCAATCCGAATTTGCCAGAAGTGGATGCTTCGGTACGTTTGGGATCGCCAGTTGCAAGACCTTCTAAAATTATTTGTATTGGTTTGAATTATATTGATCACTGCAAAGAAACAAATGCGCCAATTCCGACTGAACCTATTATTTTCTTCAAATCGACTACTTCTTTATGCGGACCAGATGATGATTTGATTATTCCAAAAAACAGCGAGAAGACAGACTGGGAAGTAGAATTGGCATTTGTTGTAGGCAAAAAAGCAAGTTATGTAGAAGAAGCGGAAGCTTTGGATTACGTTGCGGGTTATGCTTTGTTGAATGATTACAGCGAAAGAGCTTTTCAATTGGAGCGTGGCGGGCAATGGGCAAAAGGAAAAGGAAGTGACACTTTTGCGCCTCTTGGACCATTTTTGGCAACCAAAGACGAAATTGCAGATGTTGACAATTTAAAGATGTGGCTGACGGTAAATGGCAAAAAATACCAAGACAGCAATACCTTGAATTTAGTTTTCAAAATTTCTTATCTATTACATTATTTAAGCCAGTTCATGACTTTGCTTCCTGGAGATATTATCAGTACAGGAACGCCTCCGGGAGTTGGTTTAGGAATCAAACCAGATCCAATTTATCTTAAAGCAGGAGATGTTGTAGAATTGGGAATTGAAGGTTTAGGAACTAGTAAGCAAAAAGCTGTAGCATATCAAAAATAA